TCGATTCAACAATTCATAAAACGATTGAACAATAACCTCTAAGGGAGTACTATTGTACCAAGTAAAGGTGCGATCGCTTCCAGAGGTTATTTTTATGGTTAGGCGCAGAAGGGAATGGACACAAGCTAAATATGAACGATACATAAAAGAAGGTCGTGGTCGAGGAAGCGGTAAAGACTATAAACCTTGGCTTACAATTCAGGATTTTCCCTCTAAAGGCCGTTCCTCTAGAACTCCTGGTTGGAAAACGAATCGAGTACATCATTTCTTCTCAGACCATGAAAAACGGTTATTTTATTTGTTTGAGTGGTCAGATATAGTCACAGATATAAGAGAGCAGTTTCCTCTAGATAATTTGGATCTAGCCATGAGTATCGCTACAGACATAGGTATAAAGTACCCTATAGATACACAAAGTGGCACTCCTAAAGTTTTAACAAGCGACTTCATGCTTACAGTCAATCGCAATGGGAAGCAGATGCAGATTGCCCGGACTGTCAAGCAGTCAACAGAACTGGAGAAAAAGCGAGTTAATGAGAAATTGGAGATAGAAAGACAATATTACTTAGCAAGAGGTATTGACTGGGGAATTATCACAGAAAAAGAAATTTCAAGGCTTTTAGCAGAAAATGTTGAGTGGGTTCATTCCGCTTATAGGCTAGAAGCAAATTCGGAAATGGACACTTCACAACTGCATGAGTTGTCAACAATTTTAAAATCCAAGCTTCAGGAAGAAGATGCAACCATCAATAAAATAACTAATGCTTTAGATGAAGAAATGAATGTAAATTATGGTACATCACTTTATGTATTTAAACATTTAATTGCTAAAAAACAACTCATTGTAAATTTAGTAAAAATAAAATTATCTGCTTGCCCATCAACTAAGGTGATTGAAAAAATAATATTTTAAACCTCCATAGTAGGTAAATAATATGGTTAAAGATTTATTTGTCAATGATTTAATAGAGTGGACTTTAGATACCAACGCTCATGTAGTTGAAAGAATTATTTGGATAGACGAAGGTTATATTATTGCATTCGTTATAGATATTAATGTTACAAAAGGTTTGCCTGAACCTAAGAAAATATCTGAAATTTTAGAAGCCATATCTGAAGGTATTGCTTTGAAACAGCAACAAGATCCTTGGGCAAGAATCGTGAGGGATGAAAATTTAACAGATAGGGAAAAGGAATACAGAGATAAAGCTTGGGAAATAATTTCATCATTAGTTAAAGAAGAACCATCAATATATTATAGGAATTTTAGAGGTTCGCTGGTTAAAAAAATTGTTGAAAAGCATAACTTAGAAAGAGATAAAGACAAATTGGTAGAAAAAACCGTCTATGGATATTTGAGAAGATTTTGGCAGAGGGGGAAAAATATAAACGCTCTTATACCTGATTTTATTAATTCATCAGGGAAGGGCAAAATTCGAGGCCAATCAAGCAAGAAGAGAGGAAGACCAAGAAAATATGCACATGAGCCAGATATTGGTGAAGGTGTCAATGTTACAGAAGAAGATAGAAAGATTTTTAGAATAGCTATAAGTAAATTTTACAATAGCTCAAAAGAGAACTACTTAACAACTGCTTATGAATTAATGGTTAAAAATTATTATAAAGAAGGAATTAGATATGACGAAAATGGTGTCCAAAAATCTATCTTAATTCCGACTGATAAAATACCTACAATTACCCAATTCAAATACTGGTATCAACTTGAGCAGGATGATGTCACAAAAACTTTGACATCTCGAAAAGGAGCCAAGAAGTTTGCTTTAGAGAATAGAGCGATTTTGGGAACATCTAAGATGGAAACTATTGGCCCAGGTTCTCGATATCAAATTGATGCCACGGTTGCTGATGTATATTTAGTATCAAAATATAATCGTGATTGGATAATTGGCAGACCAGTTATTTATGTAATTATTGATGTTTTTAGCCGAATAATCACGGGTATTTATGTTGGTTTAGAAGGCCCATCTTGGACAGGGGCAAT
This portion of the Nostoc sp. GT001 genome encodes:
- a CDS encoding TnsA endonuclease C-terminal domain-containing protein; translation: MVRRRREWTQAKYERYIKEGRGRGSGKDYKPWLTIQDFPSKGRSSRTPGWKTNRVHHFFSDHEKRLFYLFEWSDIVTDIREQFPLDNLDLAMSIATDIGIKYPIDTQSGTPKVLTSDFMLTVNRNGKQMQIARTVKQSTELEKKRVNEKLEIERQYYLARGIDWGIITEKEISRLLAENVEWVHSAYRLEANSEMDTSQLHELSTILKSKLQEEDATINKITNALDEEMNVNYGTSLYVFKHLIAKKQLIVNLVKIKLSACPSTKVIEKIIF
- a CDS encoding DDE-type integrase/transposase/recombinase, which encodes MVKDLFVNDLIEWTLDTNAHVVERIIWIDEGYIIAFVIDINVTKGLPEPKKISEILEAISEGIALKQQQDPWARIVRDENLTDREKEYRDKAWEIISSLVKEEPSIYYRNFRGSLVKKIVEKHNLERDKDKLVEKTVYGYLRRFWQRGKNINALIPDFINSSGKGKIRGQSSKKRGRPRKYAHEPDIGEGVNVTEEDRKIFRIAISKFYNSSKENYLTTAYELMVKNYYKEGIRYDENGVQKSILIPTDKIPTITQFKYWYQLEQDDVTKTLTSRKGAKKFALENRAILGTSKMETIGPGSRYQIDATVADVYLVSKYNRDWIIGRPVIYVIIDVFSRIITGIYVGLEGPSWTGAMMALANVATDKTLFCQEYDINITEDKWPCNQMPDAILGDRGELAGMKVETLIPNLYIRIENAASYRADWKGLVERHFRIIHEYVKPFLPGYIDTDFRQRGARDYRLDGKLDIDQFTEIIVRLIVHHNNKPLKEYERDKAMIVDDIPPIPRELWKWGITNRSGRLRTFSEDIVKLNLMPTEKATITAKGIKMRGKEMYYTCDSAEKRQWFEKARSNLLSKSDKSLIVSYDIRNPNFIYLPSSDGRDFEKCFLIDSEGRYANKNFHDIEYLLAYEELERQKSQGKQLQEKVDLIADIESIVDRAEKMTNSAQEPNLSKSKKLSGIR